TCAGCACGAAGTCACACTTCAGAAAGGGAGTTCTTCCGAACGGTTGACGATCAAAATCCCAGCTGGAGTCGATAACGGATCAGTGATCAGATTGGGCGGTCAGGGAGGCCCTGGAATTCACGGCGGTCCTCCGGGTGATTTACTGATCACGATCAAAGTCGGAAATCACCCTTATTTCAAACGGGATGGCAGCAATCTGCTGCTGGAAGTTCCTATCACACTTCCTGAAGCAGCTTTAGGTGCTAAGGTCGACGTCCCCACGTTATCCGAAGGCGAAGTCACCGTTACGATACCACCGGGAACCTCCAGCGGAACGAAACTACGACTTCGCGGAAAAGGAATCACCGATCAGAAAACCAAACAACCGGGAGATCAGATCTGTTCTATCAAAATTGTAGCTCCCAAAGACCTGAGTGAGCAGGATCGCTCGCTCTATGAGCAAATCAATCAAGAAGCCCCTCGGTCGAAAGCATGGTGATCTCAATGCAAACATTACTCCAGCGTGAGAAAAAGCGACATCGATTGTGTTTCCTGATGCTCTTGCTGTTCTTCATCAGCATGCCGGTCGCTGACCTGTCTGCACAGCAGAACGGGGAAGCTGGTTCTGCTACCGTCGATTCCAGTCAACAAACAGGGGTCGATGTACCTGGTGAGTCTGAGCAGGGGGAAAATGAGCAAGCAAATGACAAAAAGAAAGACGAGCGACCGCGGGAACTGGGAGTTTTAATCCTCATTGTCTGGATTCTGGCAGGAACCGGGATTGGCATTTTGATTTTCACATCCCTGTTTGGTCACTCTGTTCGCAGCATGATCCGAAGACCTTATCCGTCACAGACACATCCTGACCAGCAGAATTCCGCGAAACCAGCACCAGATAATTCTGACGATTCTGAGCAGGTCGAAGAAGAGCCGCCTAAAGCATAACTATTTCTATGACGCCTGTGGGAGGCAGAATTTTCCGGTGAAACAATTCGGATTTCCAAACACGAAAAGAATACGCAGCCAGCAGGATTTTTCCACGATCTATTCCGCCAGGCAGCGAGCCGGAGATCAATGTCTGCTATTGTTTGCGGTACGAAATGAACTGAACCAGACCCGTCTGGGAGTCAGTGTCTCCCGGAAAAATGGAAACGCCATCAAACGGGCCCGCAAGAAAAGACTGATTCGTGAAGCCTTTCGACTTATTCAGCATCAACTCCCAAAAGGATTAGATCTGATTGCCATACCCCGACCTACCGTCGAAGCTGACCTGAAACAGTATCAGAGTTCGCTCAAGCGACTTTCTCAGAAACTTAACCGCCGTCTGGAGCAAAAGCAAAGCGGATGAAACAGATTGCTTTGCACATTTTCCGTTTTCTGTACCAAGTTCCAGCCTTCATCCTGATCGGACTGGTGCGAATTTATCAGAAGACGTTTCGCTATATTCTGGGAGGACACTGCCGGTTTCACCCGAGTTGCAGCGAATACTTTATTCTGGCAGTCCAGAAATATGGAGCCGTAAAAGGGAGCGTGAAAGGAATCCTGCGGATCTGCCGCTGTCATCCTTTTCACCCGGGTGGCTACGACCCACCTTAAATCGTTCGACTTAATATCCCGTTCGCGATGTCGCTCTGGCCGGCAGTGGCGTGTAGGGAGAATAAGTTGCGGAATTTTTTGCATTCTGCGAATTCTGCAGGCCGATTTTCCGAATCGGACCAGACTGTTCCTGAGAAATCATGGCTGGGACAGTCAATTGACTGGGATGTTTCTGCTGTGGTTCATTCGGGATGAACTGAGGCGTGGAAACGGGGACCGTTTTTTTCAATTGAAATGCCTGGGCATTCGACTGCATGCGTTGTTTCGAATGAGGCCACTGTTCGAGTTGATCTTCTGATGTTGAGTAGTTATCGACGGGAAGTTGTTCCAGTGTAGCGGAAACTCTCCAGTTATTATCCCAATGAGTTGTTTCTCCCGGCGGGGGCAGTCGTGGAAGATTGTTCTTTTCCTGCGGTTCCGGTTGAGGGAATTCAGGCTGGAGTTGTTTTGGCTGAGGAATTACGGGCTGTGGTCCTACAGGATCTGAGTCAACAGGCACTGACTCAGCGGGAAGTTCCTCAAATACTGGTGCCGTTTCAATGCAGGACATATCAGTACAAAATACCTCTTCTTCCTGGACAACAACATGACTGCCTGAAACTTTTCGAATCCATTCAGGCGTTTTCACGTGCGATTTCATTTTGGAATAGAAACCTTTAACCTTCCCGTTCATCTGTTTGACTTTCTCTGAAACAGATGAGGAGACTGTCGAATAGCGAGGTACGAGCCCCAGATGTTTCTGAGCAGGCTCGACCGGCTCAGAACTAAAGACCGATTTAAAGTACTCCTGATCTTCAGCAACTTCTTCCTGAGAAGTTCTCTGAATCAGAGGACCACCATTATTGGTCTGTTTTTCAGGCACAGGCACATTCAAGCTCGGTGGTGCTGCAGGAGGAAAACTATTATCGACCGGAGCGGGAGCCGGCTCATTAAAAAACTTTCCTGATCCCGGATGACTGGGTTCCATTTGGCTATAGGGAG
This window of the Gimesia fumaroli genome carries:
- a CDS encoding DnaJ C-terminal domain-containing protein, with the protein product MNKRDYYDILEVSRSASADEIKKAYRKLSRKYHPDMAPDDKSADQKFKEVQEAYEVLRDENKRKQYDQFGHSFQQAGPGGGGYYQSGGGAGPVDMEDLFGGGGIDLGDLFGGAFRGGKRAQPRPQKGESKRLQIEIPFHLAAVGGQHEVTLQKGSSSERLTIKIPAGVDNGSVIRLGGQGGPGIHGGPPGDLLITIKVGNHPYFKRDGSNLLLEVPITLPEAALGAKVDVPTLSEGEVTVTIPPGTSSGTKLRLRGKGITDQKTKQPGDQICSIKIVAPKDLSEQDRSLYEQINQEAPRSKAW
- the yidD gene encoding membrane protein insertion efficiency factor YidD; the protein is MKQIALHIFRFLYQVPAFILIGLVRIYQKTFRYILGGHCRFHPSCSEYFILAVQKYGAVKGSVKGILRICRCHPFHPGGYDPP
- the rnpA gene encoding ribonuclease P protein component, translated to MKQFGFPNTKRIRSQQDFSTIYSARQRAGDQCLLLFAVRNELNQTRLGVSVSRKNGNAIKRARKKRLIREAFRLIQHQLPKGLDLIAIPRPTVEADLKQYQSSLKRLSQKLNRRLEQKQSG